One Coffea eugenioides isolate CCC68of chromosome 2, Ceug_1.0, whole genome shotgun sequence genomic window, GTTATTTCTATCTTCTCTTGGTGATTTGTTTACgggttattttgagcatgttgTCACTATTTGGCATTGAGTTATATTTGGAATTTTTGGAATTAATCAATTCAAAGATTGACAAGAAACTGTACCAAGTTTTAGTGACAACATATTAAAGTTATCAGCATTCAGGCACCAAAAAGTGTCGGTATCTAGAAAGCTTTCTTGAGATCCATCTCTCCGCTAACTAGAAAGTTCCGGTATGCTCCTAAGAGTCTCACACAACTCAAATAACCATTAAAAACGTAATTTGTccaaaaaaacttaaaaaattgtCCAAATTATGCAGCAACACATCCACTTGGTGCCAGTGGTCGGAATACTAGCCAATCTATTTCAGCAACATCGTTAAGAGTCTCGCCGCAACACGAATAACCATTAAAAAACGTAATAAGTCCAaaacaaaaacttcaaaaaactATTCAAATTGTGCAGCAACATGAACAACTATGTGCTAGTAGTCAAAATATTGAACAATACAATGCTTTGACCCTACAGATATAgcactaaaataaatataaaaataacacaaaaacacaaaaatttaaaTGGTAGTACTGAATAAGAATAACAGCAATTGGCTaagaacacaaaaaaaaataaatctatACCAAGTATGCCTCTCAATGGGGCATATTTTATCCGACAAAGCTCCTCCAAATTTCTTTTTATATCCCCTACCATGCTATCAATTGGGTTTATTAGATGGCCTATTTTTTCCCGTTTTACAATaataaaatttgtttaaaaCACAATATGATGCTTTAAAACATTTAcaagttttcaaaaaataataaaaagttaAATTAAATAGGGTAGTGATTATGGGCAGTAAGTGGTGGAGGCTCTATTTGGATGGCTGATTTTTTGGCTATTTTAGAACaataaaatttgtttaaaaCACCATCTCCAATATACTTTAAAACAACcatagtttttcaaaaaaaaaaaatttaaataggGCAGTGGTGATCGGCAGAGAGTGGCAGAGGAAGGGATAAGTGGTTTTCTAGAAGATAGAGAGGAAGTTTTGAGTGATTTGGAAAAACATCAACATTTTTTTCTAAAACAACTACATTTAGTTACactaaaattttagataaacaccTAAAAAGTACATCATCCAAAAGAACCCATATATATAACTCACAAAAGAAAGTTGTTCAACCatatgtatagtttttaaaatgatttgttAATAATATGAAAATCTAGATACCTTATACTTATTGTATTTCTTAATTGAAGGTTAAAAAGGATAACATGAATGATCTAAAAAAATTACATacaatatttgaaaaactaaacCATCAAAACATTCTCTTATTCGATAAAATATAGACATATATCATAAGATTCTAATGTCCATCTAATATTCTAGAAAACCTTGCATTTCTATTGGGATCTAGCTCAAGCTTGTAATTTTGAGTTGTAAAATCATGCACTAGAGATCCTAATAGATTTGATTGAAACTTGACCCTCAGAAATATTATCTTATGATTCTATGAAGCCTAGTTGTTGCTTTCGGAGATTTCTCTATACAAGTGTATCAGGTTCATGAGTAAAAGATTATGTCCTACATTGATTCGAGAGATAGagaaagagcggttaatatgtaagtaaggatTCGACACCCAATAGTTTAAACTTTTGGGTCAGAGGTGAATTCCTGACTTACATATTAGACTCTTGGTAGGCTCTTTGGAGACGTTTCTCCCAatcaaattggtatcagagttttaGATTGCGAGAGTGGGCTACTCATGAGTAAGTGGATTCTTCCAAGAGTTGGACcggtgaaaattttcttcttgatgGTGAACCGAAGTGTCAAAGTGCTAAGGAGTTTGGCTAGTGTTGGACCAAATCCGCCATGGGTTTGGCAGGGAGGTCCAGTTGGTGTTAGACTAGGGAGCCAAAGGTTGGTAGGAGTCTAGAATGCAGTTTGGATGTTAAAAAAAAGTGGGTCCATGTTTGGGAGAAGAGATGACCTTAGATGATAAGGTAGACTTGTATTGAGTATTAAAGTGGGATCAAAGAAATGTTtgtaaatttggatttaatgtGAGGGGTTATTCATGAAGGGGGAGGTTTGTTAGATTAATGAGTAAATGATTATATCCCACATTGATCCGAGAGATAGAAAAAGAGCggttaatatataaataaaggCTCGGAACCTAATAGTTTAAACTTTTGGATTAGAATTGGttcctgacttacatattgAATTCTTTGGTTGGTTCTCTCGAGACTTTTCTCCCTATCACAAGTGATTTAGATTCCTTATCAGAGTAAGTATTCTTACCCGAGATGAGTTAATAGTGTACTGTTATGTTATGCTTGCATTTTTTGGCTTTAGTTCAGTATTTGATTTTCTGCTATTGAGTTTTAAGCAACTTTTTCTTTAGACTTTATACATTTATTTCAAGTTTCCTGATTCAAACTTTATGTTTTAGTGTTTTTTTTGGaagtataaataaaaaaaaaagcaatgcCATTATCCCTAGGGTAAAAACACAAACCAAACACTTAGAAGAACATTCAACTCCTTCCAACCGTCGACCCAGAtctaacacaaaaaaaaaaaaaaaattcaggaaGCAAAATATAttacccttttttttccttcccaaATCTTCCTTTACATGTTGATCACCTTTTATCATTACACAATAGGTTAAAGGAGGCTTTTAACTCTTCTCTTAGTTGATCAAATAGTAACttcctcctttttttctttcctttcttgttgGTTGATAGAGTAAGGAAATAATAACTGGGAATAATtaaaatgatgagaaaaatattGTTTAGAGAATCGAACCAAAGGAATGGGGATTATGTGCCGCAACTTTGTTGAGggattttaataaaaaaaaataaaactatctCAACTTATTAGTTCATATTTCAGTTATAATTTCGACAACAATTTTAAGACAATTCGCTTATTATAGAATTTATATAATACAATACTTCATCTCATATACAGCACTCTAACAATACAGTTCTTTTAAAATAGCTCAGAAAACGTCTGTTATCTATGACTTTGAGAAATATGTACATTTGAGACTTTAAAAtctaacaagaaaaaaaaaggaatcatttttttcttttttgggataAAACAGTTAAAAAGGATCGGAACAATTTAGTttacttcaaaattttatttgtttgagGTTGGTATAAAATTGGATGGTTTTTATAGTTTAAGATCTTAAGTGTCTTAATTTGTAgtttaagaaataaaataagaattgaAGTATCAAATTAACCTAACCAGTAGATATGGGAGGTCGCGAATCAGTTCTTAGAATTTACTTGTCCCAGGAAAGCATTTGAACGGCCTTAACTCTTAAGAAAAAGCTGAAATGTTCTACGAAGACAAACATGCAAGAAGAATAATCCTAAGATCAAAGCTTTTGCGAACTATCTATCTTTACCAAGAGATCAGAGGCGTACGTAATTACTTGCACTGCACACCTTGTCTTCCACCTCTCTCTCGTATCTTTATAAGCAAAAGCACCCGTTGAATAAGCAGCCTATATATACTAAAGCGAAATTCGCCGGCGAACTTTTTAATTTTATGCGACCATAATGATCCCATTGAAGTAACTTTTTTTTCTCACTTTAGTTCATACTCAGCTTTCTGCATCAGACCCATCCATGTTTTCTTGGATCATAGGATACACATTTAGCTCCCTGGACTGGGGTATTATGAACTCAATTCATGCTACATATGTTAATAAATGATCATAACATAGAATTTTGAAGTTTGGTTGAGTGAAGTAGTGGTAATTAACTGGGGTAAATTCATGTTTTACGTACATTTCCTGCATCAACTTGAATTTGAGCAGCCAACGCTACATTTCTCGTTTTTTGTTATTTCTATTTTCTGTTGCTGATTCATTTACAGGCGATTTTGTGCATGTTGAATAGTATGAAAGATTAAATTACTTCATGAAAACATGTTAgggaaaatggccaatttagtccctaaacttttttttctgTCGATTTTGTCCTTATATATTATTTGTAGCCAATTTGATCCTTAAACTTATATTTCGGTTCCAATCAAGGAACTTAGCAGCGGCGGAGCCACCGCATAATTTCCTTCAAACTCCTAATTGAGCAACCCAAAAGGGGTATTTTAGGGATTTCGATGGTGGGACGGTAACAAAAATTAACTGACAGATAAGTTTTGTGAGAAATACCCAAAAACCCAAAAcaataacaaaaaatttttcaaagctGCGAAGCGGTGCTGGTGGGGTTATACGGTTTTTGTACCTGGGAGGAAATGATTTCCAAGGTGTTTTACCACCTTATCTGTCTGATTTGTGTCCAAGCTTGGTGGAGTTGGTGTTGTCCTGCAATAATTTGTCAAGTAATGTCCTTGAAAGCTTTGGTGCATGCTCTGTTTTGGAATTATTTGATATCTCAAACAATAAATGTTCTGGTGAATTACCTGTTGATACCCTTGTGAAGATGAGTAACTTGAAGAATTTGTCCTTGTTATTCAATAATTTCATTGGTTCTTTGCATGAATCTTTGTCCAGGATGGTCAGTTTGGAGACTTTGGATGTGAGTTCTAACAATCTATCTGGGGTGATTTCATTTGGGATTTGTCAGGACCCCAGGAACAATTTGAAAGTGTTGTATCTTCAGAATAATTTGCTCACCGGTTCAATACCAGAGAGTCTGAGTAATTGTTTCAAGTTGGAATCCCTTGATCTCAGTTTTAACTACTTGACTGGGACAATCCCATCTAGCTTGGGATCATATCTCAGCTTCGTGATTTGATTGCTTCGTTAAATCAGCTTTATGGAGAAATCCCACAAGAGCTAATGTACTTGCTTAGAGAATCTGATTTTGATTTCAATGATCTGAATGGATCAACCCCTGCTAGTCTCAACAATTGTACGAATTTGAATTAGATTTCACTCTGAAATAACTAGTTGAGTGGTCAAATCTTGTGATTTTTAAGCTCGGAAACAACTCGTTATCTTGGAATATTCCTGCAGAATTAGAGGATTGCCGTAGCTTGCTTTGGTTGGATCTCAATACCAATTTTCTTAATGGGACTATCCCTCCTAGTCTATCCAAACAAGCTGGCAATGTTGCTGCTGCACGGCTTACAGGGATGGCAATGTTGCTGCTGCACGGCTTACAGGGAAGTGGTATGTGTACATCAAGAATGATGGAAGCAAGCAGTGCCATGGAGCAGGGAATTTGCTAGAATTTGTAAGCAGTGCCATGGAGCATGGAAGCAACCCCACCAGCACCGCTTGGCagctttgaaaatttttttgtttttgttttgggttttgggtatttctcacaaaacttatctgtttgttaatttttgttacAGCCCCATCACCGAAATCCCTAAAATACCCCTTTTGGATTGCTCAATTAGGAGTTTGAAGGAAATTATACGGTGGCTCCGCCGCTGAATTCCTTGATTGGAACCGAAATATAAGTTTAAGGATCAAATTGGCTACAAATATATATAAGGACGAAATcgatgggaaaaaaaaatttagggactaaattggccattttcccAACATGTTATGCACCGTTAACCTGCAAAAACAGGTTCATTATTGTTGGGTGTGGACTATATTACTTGGAGACTTGGTTCATGTATTAGTATATTAATTACTCCTAAAAAAAATGTTTAGAACTGTTATCTATGAGTTTGAGAAATATGTACATTTGAGACCTTAAAATctaggattaatttttcctacactgacagcaAAATTGTACATATGGGAAAAACCTAAAATCTTTCAAATGTACACTACATCAGTGTTTTCTTGATGTACATCAGTGTTACCTTCCTATTTTTTCCTACATTGATGtagttggaaaaataaaaatgtgattcCCTATTCTTTCAAATGTACATATGGATAAGAACCTAAAATCTCTAAAatcagtgtatatactatcaggTACAAGAACCTATAATAAGCATATGGGTAAGAATCAGGGAAATTAAACATTTAGGGGATAAGCCCCATTCCAGGCCCAACTTCCAGTTTTCTTGAGTTCTTGGAATTTTTCTCCAGCCATAGCCAAGCACCACACGTTGGATTTCatccaaaatttccttcataATACCCACATTTGTTACTGGTTTAGATTGAAACAAATCAACATTTCTGAACTCTCCAAATATGATATGCCATGACAGCAAATGCTAGTCTTTTGAATCTAGACAGAACAATTTagtttattttaaaattttatttgttgGAATGGGTTGACTTGTTTGTTTTCTTCTATTGGAACAAAAATGTTTCTTATTGTAGAAAATGCAGACTGCTGCAATGACCATCGATCTTACTGGAAGTCTAGATTTTATATGGAACTTAACCGAGGAATAATAGTGACACATGAACTAAAATGCAAATTTGAGAATTATCTATTTCTATACGTACGTACTCTCTTAGTGTTCCAGAGCAATTTTGGAAATTAAGAGAAGCATTATTGATAACTTGAGGAGAGAAATACTGCCACATGCATGGGTTAtgaattagtttttttttttttttttcacaattaCAATGATTTTGGTAACCTGAGAAGGCATTGTAAATTAGAATTTGGTTTGTGCAGCATTACATTTACATTTGTCTTTTGCGTGTTCGTCTATCAAATTATCAATTGATCTTTGATAAACTACCACAAAAGCATTGATTAGCTTAATTAATCTCATCAATTAAGTTTTTTCAGCTCCAAGAATGATGAGAACCATGGCGGAGATGGTCATGGCCCTTGCAGAATGAATTCCCTGACCCTCTCTTGTTGGCATCTTTAACAAATTTGCTGGGTACTTATCCCAGAatgaaacttttgaaaaaaaaattatttgaatctTTTCGGTAATATGGGTATCAGCACCTCTATTATCTAGGGGACTGAAAGAAAAGTATTGCAACTTATTTGCCTTAATGAGAAATCGCCAAAACTAATTAACATAAGCAAGTGCATGGGAGTTGGTGCAGAATACCCTAAGGAACTCCCAAGCCATCCCCCACCCCTCCCCCAAGGGATAAAATTGCTTTAAACTGTCCAGCATTTTCAATGGTGAGCAAGTGGGGCAGTAGGAGACACGAATAAATAACCTACAAGTCCCCTCCAGAACCCTACCCTTTACGCTATTGTTGGCTCTAGGACCAAATATTATCAACTGATTGAAATAACTTCTCAAGTTAACTAATTGaactaataaaatttaaaaaaaattaatcttacTTTAATATTACATATATAATGTAGTATATTACCACTTAAAGTATATTAAACATTCAAATCTTTAAGGTTGATAACCACATATCTAGCAGCAACTAAAAGGTTCGGTAAACCAGAGACGACTATGCTTTTTTCCGGAAAAAGATGCTTTGGCTTAATTTTGAGTGGTGAGACTTGTGGTTCCGTTGAGACGCAAGTAGATCACTAgatcttttgctattttttttttcgcttGCTATGCTTGTCAGTAACCTTAAAAATTTTGTGATAAGAATATTGTATGGCATGTAACAATATCTGGGCAAAACTGAGGGAAAAAAATGCGCTATATGTGCACAGTCATGTTAACCATTCATCTTTATTTGACTTTGTGGTAGTAATTAGATAATGCAGCTTTACAGTCTCTTTGTATGTAGTCATGTTTATAGACTGAAGTTAGTAAGTAAATGAAATCCAACTGCATGTTTCTGAATGCTATGCTGTTAAGAATTAGGACGCAAGTAATCCATTGCATCCGGAACTTATTCTTAGGAGTACGTTCATGGTACTGTAGATTTGAATGGCCAAGTCAAATTTGATCCTGATCTGGAATGGATAGATTGCACAGacaacatttcaagcttcctGAATTTTGTGCTTTAAATTTTTCATACTAAGGACGTGATATAAGGTAATACATATCTTGGTGATGGCAATTCGGATAATGATTTCTCTTCTATATATATGATGAATGGCTCTGGTTGCAAGGAAAAAGTTTGCATCATGAAAtagaagaaaagagggaatTGATTAATTCcaagtactttttttttaatcctaaTGTCAAGCAGCATCAAGATTTCGAGTTGCTATTTAGCTATAGCTATAATATTTGTATCTATAGCCACAGTGAGTATTCATGAGAAATTGACGTAGTTTTGTAGTGAAATGCAAAGTATTTATTCTTCATGCTTATGATCCTATAGAAAATATTACAGTGCATGATTGTGTTTGTTATTAGTTTGTACAAGACTTAAAAATGTTACGGATAAATTGCTAATAACGCCTCCGTAGTTTCATCTATTGTCATCCACTTCACCTTCTATGGTTTCATGTAAACTGAAAATTTAATGGAAAGTAGTCTATACAACGTCATTAGCTAACATGCCAGTAATGCACTTACTTAAGTGTTAAATCAGACGACGACTTAACCATcttatataaaattatagagGAATTACATGgataaatgtaaaaattatagGGGTTTAAAGTGGATATTTATGCAAATCATAGAAGATTAAGTGAATATTATGATTTCATCACACATATTTTCAGAGTGTGTGCGATTCAATCACCATAACTGAGTATGCATTCcgtttatttttgactttacataaaatcataGGAAGGATTATGTGGTTATTTTGAATCTTAGAGGGGTCAGTCGGCATTATATATGCAAATCCACAGGAGGTTATTAGTAATTTATCCAAATGTTAATTCCCtctattttttaatttaattaacTTTTTTAAGTGAGTTCGAgatctctcacttacacttCCTCCCCTGCTTTAGTTGGTTGAAAAACATGTTTCCATGCACTTAGATTATTCACCAATTTTCATAGAAGGATCTTTCTCAGATATCATCTCTCTGAATTTAAACAAAGAATTGAGTAATAAAGTGCTCATTGATCAAACTTACCAGGCATGGTCTCCTCAGGcttctctatatatatatatatatatatatatctccaAATAGAACTGTATAGTTTTAGTTGATAGGAATAGATTAGTTTTGAGGTGTTTGTCAATATATCTGGAATTGATGATGGCATAAAGCTCTTAAGCACCCAAGACATTTCGTGCATGGTAGTAGTAATCTCAAAATCAGCTGTCTCAATACTATAAATAAAAAGGTCAGTATAATATGAAAAAAATTACACCACGGGCTATAAAAATGTGACAAATAATGAGGGTTTATAATTCCTGACTAATAAGgattttgaaatgttatttgcatTTGATTTGCCACAATGTTTTCAAACCCAAACCACTCAATGAATCGATCAGCCTACCGGTTCTCGGTTCAACTGGTTCGATCGAACGGTTCACtgattaacttttttttttaaaaaaaaaattggtaatccTACAAAACACATGAAATTAATTACGAAGAAACAATTTTAAGCAACGAAGACCCTCAAATCCTCAAGTGCAATGGTAAGCAATAAAACTcataagaaaaaataataaaatttgaaTCTTGTGCCTTAAATTACAATAAcccaataaaattttgaaatctgAGTTGAGAAGCAATAGAAAATGAGCATATTTaagaataaaagagaaaaaattaagGCCAATCActcatcttcatcttcttctagttcaaataatttcaaatcAAGATCTTCTCCAATTCTAAGAGAAATTATCATTTTCATCATAAAAGGCAAAATAAATGCTGTATCATTtaacaaaaaaagagaaatagatctgattggataaaaaaaaaaaaaagagtagaaggcattttttaaaaaatagataAGTAGCTTATTATTAACTAGTATAACTTAAAAAGTTGTACGGACTTTCCATGGAATAAAAGTGTAGAAGTAATTTTGTTACATGTTtccgtttggcaagtgagtcttttttatgtttatctaaaactttactgtaacttactgtagaagttgtagaaaaaatttttaaagtgtgtaaatttttgaatattttgaaataaagttttttttaagttttttaagGTTATTGTAATTAACattgttaaaaaatttgtagcaaataaacttggccaaaaacttGCATGCCAACCAAGGCCATAGTTTGCCACCCGATCTTCTTTTACCACACCAAAAAAGCATGCGCCACTGTTTTCTCACCAACTCTTCGTATTGTCTAATCACTTTCCTGACCATGTCATCTTCGCATGGAGTTGCAGACAAGTCGGGCATAAAacacaaaacttttgaaaactcaGTCTTGAACAATTGTAAAAGATTCTACGTAATTTTTGAAAGAAGGTGGCTGTTTCATAGTAAATTCCAGAATGTCATTTCATGCTATGATACTCATGCAATAGTTGTACTTTTTTCTTGAATCAGTTGTATTATATTTACTTGGGAGGTGAACATTGTTGTTACCTGTCACTTTGAGATGAAATGAAACTAGAGGTGGCACAATGGGCGGGAtcggcgggatttgcttgggtttgagatggaaccgagtcatatgggtttgggcccaaccttacccatatgtgttttgggactaacttgggcgggatcattttgggatgggtttagattgatcccgcccaatacccaaatccattttctacatattttttttcctttaattcattttttatttttatataattttaatatttttgatttattaaatttcttttagttttattaaataaacatgcaagtgctttatactcaagattcccaccaaaaattggattaacaaataaaggaaaagatagatatacagccatattccaacatatatcaagatggccaaggtccttaggatgttgaatatttatccttatcattgtccaaggatgacaggtctaaactaactgaaatgctggaaattcttgtggataatgactaggaagactactagattatattcgctggtatgactataaaaattgttaaagataatttttgaatctaagattccgtttggattgacttttttttcaaaaaataagtttttcaaatacaatgttacagtaatatacaataactcaagaaacatcccatccatattaatatatcaaatatttcaaaaaaattttatagtaaaaatttttcatatacactgctacaataaaatatttcaaaaacacctaccaaaaacaactaatccaaacggagcccttgccatttgagcccaatgggtacccaagtatttcccatcctttcccattcattaatgggtatagttgggatgtgtcccaacttaaacccaataccaaattataatacccatcccgcccaaagttcctttgggcatgggtagcccattgggacttgggacaaattgccagctCTAAATGAAACAATAAACATAACTATGTTATCTTTGTTCCCAATGAAATTTACAAGTTCTTCGCATGCATAAGCAATTTTTAAACATTTACTGAAAATTATTGTGACTTTTCGTGAGACTCGTGCTTCGACTTAGCCAAAATAAGTACGCTGCAAGAAATTCAATCGTAATTAATAATTATATTAGTTGTCACTTATCCAATGATCGAAATGTGTACTACATATTTTCTTCACTTTGTTCGTATTCGATGCTAAAAACCTTTAACATATTAAATTATTTCTAAAAAAATCACACGGCAGTCGCTTCAAATCCTTTGTCACCAATTTTGTCTCTATCCTATTTGTCTCGTCTTTGTTGAACTTCCACATGTATTGTGTTTTCAATAGAATCCTAAATCTGTTCATCTTTGTTTAACTACCACGTGCATTGTGCCGTTGGACTTATATTCCAATAAAATCCTAAGAGTTATTGATTATTGAACTTATtcacaataaaattttaagagTTATTAATCAATACACATGGTAATTAAATAGGGACAAGATAGACGGGACAGAGACAAAATTCGGGACAGATGATTTCAAGCGCACTGTAATAGTATATCATTTCGGATAATATTCAGACTTCTCCAAAACACAGGCTAATAATTGTCCTTAATGGATGTCTCAAGTATCGATGAGATTTCAAGCAATTTTGCTTTCCAATCTCAACTCGAACGCAGAAATGCCATGATTTAGTGATTTAGCCAATTCAAAAGCTAGGATAGACGGCAGGGCTTTGATATATATTCTAGGCTTACACTTGGCTGGAGCAATTACGCAGGAGTTTCAGATATTTAACTTGTATTTTGAATCAATTAGGATAATACAAATAAGTAGGACAGCCTATGTTGATCAGTTTGCACGCATAAGCATTTTAACTTAATAAATGTTAAGcacagaaaatttcatgcaaCAGTCTTTTGAATTGATTGAGTACAACTTTCATTTGCAATTTAATTACATTTGATCTAACAAATTCAGAAGGCAAATTTCGCAGGCTTGTGCTTAATATTGACTTGGGTATGATGCTACTTTCTgaaatttttctagaaaaaagCATTGTAGCGATTTGACGTATatagaataaaaaaattaaaaaatatattcacgaGAAACGTAAAaaatttttggtaaaaaatgacaatccaaacaaTTAGGCTTTTGAACCTGAAAAATGCACAGTAGCAAATTGCGGAAACCTTTTTTCACCCAAACTTGTGCTTTTAATTGACCTACAATGAGAAGCTTTCCCCTATGTAATTAAAGTGAGAAGCTTTACTCTATATAATTAAAGAATAAGGATTAGATAAAAGTTGCAAAATATTTATTGGTGTTTTCCATGGTAATATTTGTCTTCTTGTTGCTCATTGAATGCAAGCAAAAACCATGGCTGCAACACAATATGACTCCACCTGTTGCTCTTTCTCATATCCAATGCAAAACATCTTTATCCTAATAGAGTTCTAACGTCTCAATTTGCTATCTAGACTAATAATGCCCTTCTTCCACAGCAAGCTATTGCTGTCCATATTTGATGTTTTAATTTCTGAAAATTATATGCAGATTTCCTATGATACATCTCCTGCTCAAATTTAACTTGCAAATAGAGTCATTTGGTTGAAACATAAGTAatatcctcctcctcctcccaaataaaaaaattaatgaataaaTCCAATAGAGAAGGATGTCTAACTTACCAAAAGTACATTCTTGGTGAATGCAATGCACTTACCATGGTTGAGATATGATGCTACTTGCTACCTGGCTAGTGTTCTACTTTTTCTCAATTTGCATGCAAAACATGTTGCTTTAACTTATTATCTTTGGATCCTCAAATCCCATCTGGACTAATAATTATCCTTCATCAAAAGTAAACTAAGGCCTCATTTGGAGCTACGTTAACTTACAGGAAGCACTACTGACACAATTGCTTTTAATAAAAGTGCtcttaaattatcaaaaattggaCTCGTTAAATTACGAAAAATTGGTTATCAAACAccctaaaagtacttttagtgtttaaaaggggttttttttttttataaacgcACCGCAATCCTAAACAGGACTTAAGGAGTATcattaattgattttttttttttaaataaagggGGAGATGATATCTAGATACCCCTAATACTATCTTAATTTTCATTGCATTCTTAGCCAAACTAAAATAGTTAAGATCTGAGATATGAAATAGGGTGTGTGAATATCATTTCCTCACATAAGACACTAATCAATCTTGACCAGATTTTTCAGTTCAATATCATGCTAAAAGATACACGA contains:
- the LOC113759364 gene encoding brassinosteroid LRR receptor kinase-like, producing the protein MSNLKNLSLLFNNFIGSLHESLSRMVSLETLDVSSNNLSGVISFGICQDPRNNLKVLYLQNNLLTGSIPESLSNCFKDGNVAAARLTGKWYVYIKNDGSKQCHGAGNLLEFVSSAMEHGSNPTSTAWQL